A genomic stretch from Falco cherrug isolate bFalChe1 chromosome 3, bFalChe1.pri, whole genome shotgun sequence includes:
- the RNF223 gene encoding RING finger protein 223 has translation MESSALLPAQVSASTSRESPRALFISSGSVMSCFTQLWHSSTPDSPTSPVPTSPSEIPIPISPIVVTSPGDGKRKARSPTDKPGSPNPTSPKPTSPVECSICFNTYDNTFKTPKLLQCSHVFCLECVARLSTGLPPNQPEDQLPCPFCRQLTSIPQEGAPALETSRELLATLPPELQQEKVLWMEGTKLCCRQSSDDPENPDSCISIDVAMSKPESPEAPPAGLAGRLSRCDMCDDWKRIVLLSALIIILFCIILWPVQCALKTGNLRCFTRTVAMSRPEYLPPKHTTVAPPVTQPPFQ, from the exons ATGGAGTCttctgctctcctccctgctcagGTTTCGGCGAGCACCAGCCGGG aGTCTCCCAGGGCTCTGTTCATTTCCTCGGGCTCCGTCATGTCGTGCTTCACGCAGCTGTGGCACTCCAGCACACCAGACTcccccaccagcccagtccCCACATCTCCAAGTGAAATCCCCATCCCCATCAGCCCCATCGTTGTCACCTCCCCAGGAGATGGCAAGAGGAAGGCAAGGTCCCCAACTGACAAGCCGGGGTCTCCAAACCCAACATCTCCGAAGCCAACCTCCCCTGTTGAGTGTTCCATTTGCTTCAACACCTACGACAATACCTTCAAGACGCCCAAGCTGCTCCAGTGCTCCCACGTGTTCTGCCTGGAGTGCGTGGCCCGCCTGAGCACGGGGCTGCCCCCAAACCAGCCAGAGGAccagctcccctgccccttctgcaggcagctgacCAGCATCCCTCAGGAAGGTGCCCCAGCACTGGAGACCAGCAGGGAGCTCCTCGCCACGCTGCCTCCCGAACTCCAGCAGGAGAAGGTGCTCTGGATGGAAGGGACCAAGCTCTGCTGCCGTCAGTCTTCTGACGACCCTGAGAATCCAGACTCGTGTATCTCCATTGACGTTGCCATGAGCAAGCCAGAAAGCCCGGAGGCCCCCCCGGCAGGGTTAGCTGGGAGGCTGTCCCGCTGTGACATGTGCGATGACTGGAAACGCATCGTCCTCCTCTCTGCGTTGATCATCATCCTGTTCTGCATCATTCTGTGGCCAGTCCAGTGTGCCCTGAAGACAGGGAACCTCCGCTGCTTCACAAGGACTGTTGCAATGAGCAGGCCAGAGTATCTTCCCCCTAAACACACCACAGTGGCACCACCAGTGACACAACCCCCCTTCCAGTAG